A stretch of Kazachstania africana CBS 2517 chromosome 7, complete genome DNA encodes these proteins:
- the KAFR0G03850 gene encoding uncharacterized protein gives MRKITKLFLFTSLLSVFTRNFSYASNVILIADNTIVMLPDDLIISRTINGTSIPFTSDEYFDESINHTSIYAQYAGETYPLPSNYTTGILAEDEISLFGYLSTFGIARLAKETVELSDCTDSEETALIARGYSGGSALVVRVFINSLGKFKQCYLTSKSGKNCYYSQCQSRGAKCLINEYTLRCNQSGDWSAAACKSCKCAAGYTYDSF, from the coding sequence ATGCGGAAAATCACAAAGTTATTCTTGTTCACATCACTGCTATCTGTTTTCACGCGTAATTTCTCATATGCATCTAATGTTATACTAATAGCAGATAATACTATCGTTATGTTGCCAGATGATTTAATTATCAGCAGAACAATAAATGGCACCTCTATTCCTTTTACTAGCGAcgaatattttgatgaatcaaTTAATCACACATCTATCTATGCACAGTATGCTGGAGAGACCTATCCATTACCTTCTAACTATACAACGGGTATATTAGCCGAGGATGAGATCTCGTTATTTGGATATTTATCCACTTTTGGAATTGCGAGACTTGCAAAGGAAACGGTGGAGCTTTCAGACTGTACCGATAGTGAAGAAACAGCGTTAATTGCCCGAGGTTATAGTGGTGGATCTGCCCTCGTCGTTCGAGTTTTTATTAATTCATTGGGAAAATTTAAGCAGTGCTATCTGACTAGCAAAAGCggaaaaaattgttattattcTCAGTGTCAAAGCAGAGGTGCCAAATGCTTAATTAATGAATATACTTTAAGATGTAACCAGTCTGGTGATTGGAGTGCTGCGGCATGTAAGTCATGTAAATGTGCGGCTGGATACACTTACGAttctttctaa